One window of the Melanotaenia boesemani isolate fMelBoe1 chromosome 14, fMelBoe1.pri, whole genome shotgun sequence genome contains the following:
- the polr2eb gene encoding DNA-directed RNA polymerases I, II, and III subunit RPABC1, with amino-acid sequence MDDEEETYRLWKIRKTIMQLCHDRGYLVTQDELDQTLEEFKNQFGDKPSEGRPRRTDLTVLVAHNDDPTDQMFVFFPEEPKVGIKTIKMYCQRMQEENITRAIIVVQMGMTPSAKQSLVDMAPKYILEQFLQQELLINITEHELVPEHIVMTKEEVTELLARYKLKESQLPRIQAGDPVARYFGLKRGQVVKIIRPSETAGRYITYRLVQ; translated from the exons ATGGAtgacgaagaagaaacatacaGGCTGTGGAAAATCCGTAAAACGATCATGCAG CTCTGCCATGACAGAGGCTATCTGGTGACACAGGATGAGTTGGACCAGACTCTGGAGGAGTTTAAGAATCAGTTTGGAGACAAACCCAGTGAGGGACGTCCCAGACGTACAGACCTCACAGTTCTAGTGGCACACAATGATGACCCCACTGAccagatgtttgttttctttcctg AGGAGCCCAAGGTGGGGATCAAGACAATTAAGATGTACTGTCAGAGGATGCAGGAGGAAAACATCACACGAGCTATCATTGTCGTTCAGATGGGCATGACACCATCAGCAAAGCAG TCTCTAGTGGACATGGCACCCAAATACATATTGGAGCAGTTTCTACAACAGGAATTGCTTATTAACATCACTGAACATGAG CTTGTTCCAGAACACATTGTCATGACCAAAGAGGAAGTGACCGAACTTCTCGCAAGATA TAAATTAAAGGAAAGTCAGTTGCCAAGGATCCAGGCGGGGGACCCTGTGGCTCGCTACTTTGGCTTGAAAAGAGGACAG GTGGTGAAAATCATCCGACCCAGTGAAACAGCTGGAAGGTACATCACATACAGACTGGTCCAGTGA
- the arhgap45b gene encoding rho GTPase-activating protein 45 isoform X2 → MLKRGGKSSYNPYSTSQRVKKGESKGKDRLDILPNKHNIWLKQLSILQEQPRKDGGDATLSSSPSSSSSTLTPTPIGLQDPSLSCPGTPSPQHGKLASIQGVGCPSPVATLKRPTALSRHASAAGFPLPSWVHTRGQGKGALTPSPQSETPESTVIEVEDIPALLRDVARFAEAVEKLKDVVLTEGKESQRPVAHECLGEVLRVLRQVINTYPLLNTVEILTAAGKLISKVKGFHYEACNEADKKDFEKAIETIAVAFSSNVSELLMGEVDSSTLLSLLPTEKSRSMENLYAAAGHGADGGHFRSDLQDMGRVEEADLILQRSEGGVDSALLYAKNISKYMKDLICYVEKRTSLEVEFSKGLQRLYQSCKHNITHPQMPLFSIYSLALEQDQEQSIGLQQATITLHTQIFIQPLMQRKQEHEKRRKEIKDHWIRAKRKLMECEANLRKAKQVFVVRCEEHEKAKTATCRAEEEGGGSTAKSLEKKKRLEEEARNKADEAEATYRTCIADATTQQLELEHTKVTVLRQLQDIIKQSDQTLRSATISYYQLMHMQTVALPVHYQTLCESSKLYDPGQQYAAHVRDLQLPEQPTIHYTFEAYSPSSSSLPHGHRPRNDSFNTDTNTSQTEGPAISVDPAAAESEAQRKKQGHKSWGSTVSNDSVGGDGGLDSPTASTSDIAKIARTSSTGTMSSDEDVDEKDGNVSSFESPNINGMDPDVVVSTRPFRNIGLSKAAQTHRLRKLRTPAKCRECDSYVYFQGAECEECFLACHKRCLETLAIQCGHKKLQGRLQLFGRDFSQVASCASDCIPFIITKCISEIERRALKMKGIYRVNGVKTRVEKLCQAFENGKELVELSQCSPHDISNVLKLYLRQLPEPIMPFHLYNKLMGLAKESLQSDGDSPEGEEAEPSTTNPAVVRGPELVDQGPDTDPEVLVLVNSLRELLKELPKANMATLRYIVRHLRRIAELEEDNKMSPSNLGIVFGPSLMRPRPTGATISLSSLVDYPHQARIVEALIVFYSSIFQSKTTQSNKTSRPASSSTQQESLVCDKMESSADGEDDGSREEQNKLEEGCESSLGSLGSSEQLPDSDSELEESSQRTRSLTKQESEVSMDDDQLSYRDSLDLSSQSVTHTDPEQDVDQDHDHDHSEEGDAPALPNSGPPDDSTVEEQDLMASLAELNVNQSNNNNQPYSPIPSLSGLPLARLCGKKLPLTRNRDEPEFV, encoded by the exons ATGCTGAAACgtggtggaaaaagtagctATAACCCCTACTCCACAAGTCAGAGAGTTAAAAAAGGGGAGTCCAAAGGCAAAGACAGGCTGGACATTCTGCCCAACAAGCACAACATATGGCTTAAACAG CTGTCCATTCTCCAGGAGCAACCGAGGAAAGATGGAGGCGATGCCACCCTCTCCTCTtcaccctcctcttcttcctcaacGCTTACACCAACCCCCATCGGCCTTCAGGACCCCTCCCTGTCCTGCCCGGGCACCCCGAGCCCTCAGCATGGCAAGCTGGCCTCGATACAGGGAGTGGGCTGCCCGTCTCCTGTGGCCACCCTGAAGAGGCCGACGGCGTTGAGCCGACACGCCAGCGCTGCAG GGTTCCCTCTCCCATCGTGGGTCCACACAAGAGGTCAGGGGAAAGGAGCTTTGACCCCGTCTCCTCAGTCAGAGACCCCAGAGAGCACAGTCATCGAGGTGGAGGACATCCCGGCGCTGCTGAGGGACGTGGCACGCTTTGCAGAGGCTGTGGAGAAACTGAAGGATGTCGTGCTGACTGAGG GTAAGGAGAGCCAGCGCCCCGTGGCCCATGAGTGTTTGGGGGAGGTGCTGCGCGTCCTGCGTCAGGTAATCAACACATATCCTCTGCTTAACACCGTTGAGATCCTCACCGCTGCTGGGAAACTCATATCCAAGGTTAAAG GTTTCCACTATGAGGCCTGCAACGAGGCAGATAAGAAGGACTTTGAGAAGGCAATTGAAACCATTGCAGTTGCTTTTAGCAGCAA TGTGTCTGAGCTGCTGATGGGAGAAGTGGACAGCAGCACGTTGCTCTCACTGCTGCCTACTGAGAAAAGCAGG TCGATGGAGAACTTGTACGCCGCTGCAGGCCATGGAGCAGACGGGGGACACTTCCGGAGCGACCTGCAGGACATGG GCAGAGTTGAGGAAGCAGATCTGATCCTGCAGCGCAGCGAGGGAGGGGTGGACTCAGCTCTGCTCTATGCCAAGAACATTTCCAAGTACATGAAGGACCTGATATGCTACGTGGAAAAGAGAACTTCGCTGG AGGTGGAGTTCTCCAAAGGCCTCCAGAGACTATATCAGTCCTGCAAACACAACATAACTCAT CCCCAGATGCCCCTCTTCTCCATCTACTCTCTGGCTCTAGAGCAGGACCAGGAGCAAAGTATTGGACTGCAGCAAGCCACCATTACCCTGCACACCCAGATCTTCATCCAG CCTCTGATGCAGCGCAAACAGGAGCACGAAAAGAGGCGGAAGGAGATCAAGGACCACTGGATTCGAGCCAAGAGGAAACTG atGGAGTGTGAGGCAAACCTGCGGAAGGCCAAGCAGGTCTTCGTGGTCCGCTGTGAGGAGCACGAAAAGGCCAAAACAGCAACCTGCCGagctgaggaggagggagggggatCTACTGCAAAGTCTCTGGAGAAGAAGAAACGTCTGGAGGAAGAGGCTCGCAACaag GCAGACGAAGCAGAGGCCACCTATCGTACCTGTATAGCAGATGCCACCACTCAACAGCTGGAGCTTGAGCACACAAAGGTTACAGTGCTGAGGCAGCTGCAGGATATCATCAAACAGAGCGATCAGACCCTCCGCTCG GCCACCATTTCCTACTACCAGCTCATGCACATGCAGACGGTAGCCTTGCCGGTCCATTACCAGACTCTGTGTGAGAGCAGCAAACTGTACGACCCCGGCCAGCAGTACGCTGCTCACGTGAGAGACCTGCAGCTGCCTGAGCAGCCCACCATCCACTACACGTTTGAGGCATACTCCCCCTCCAGCTCATCATTACC CCACGGCCACAGACCGAGAAATGACAGTTTCAACACTGACACGAATACGAGTCAAACCGAGGGTCCTGCCATCAGCGTGGATCCCGCAGCTGCAGAATCAGAGGCTCAGCGCAAGA AGCAGGGTCACAAGTCGTGGGGCTCAACCGTGAGTAATGACAGTGTTGGCGGAGATGGAGGCCTGGATTCTCCCACTGCCAGCACAA GTGACATTGCCAAAATAGCTCGGACATCATCTACTGGAACGATGTCGTCTGATGAGGATGTAGATGAGAAAGATGGAAATGTGTCCTCATTTGAGTCTCCAA ATATTAACGGCATGGATCCAGATGTGGTGGTGTCCACCAGACCTTTCCGTAACATTGGCCTGTCCAAAGCAGCCCAGACCCATCGGCTGAGGAAGCTACGAACTCCTGCCAAGTGCCGCGAGTGTGACAGCTATGTTTACTTCCAGGGAGCCGAGTGTGAGGAG TGTTTTCTGGCATGTCACAAGCGCTGCCTGGAGACTCTGGCCATCCAGTGTGGTCATAAGAAGCTGCAGGGTCGCCTGCAGCTGTTTGGCAGGGACTTCTCTCAGGTGGCCAGCTGCGCCAGCGACTGCATCCCCTTCATCATCACCAAGTGTATCTCAGAGATTGAAAGACGTGCACTCAAGATGAAG gGAATTTACAGGGTAAATGGGGTAAAAACTCGTGTGGAGAAACTGTGCCAGGCCTTTGAGAACGGCAAAGAACTGGTGGAGTTGTCTCAGTGTTCACCGCACGACATCAGCAACGTCCTCAAACTTTACCTCAGACAG TTACCGGAGCCCATCATGCCGTTCCACCTGTACAACAAGCTGATGGGACTGGCCAAAGAGAGCCTGCAGAGTGACGGAGACTCGCCAGAGGGAGAGGAGGCCGAGCCGAGCACCACCAACCCGGCAGTGGTCAGGGGGCCTGAACTGGTAGACCAGGGTCCTGACACAGACCCTGAGGTTCTGGTTTTGGTGAATAGTTTGAGAGAACTACTAAAAGAGCTGCCCAAGGCTAACATGGCTACGCTTCGCTACATCGTTCGCCACCTTCGAAG GATTGCAGAGCTGGAGGAAGATAACAAGATGAGTCCCAGTAACTTGGGGATTGTTTTTGGACCCTCTCTGATGCGTCCTCGTCCAACTGGGGCCACGATATCCCTGTCTTCTCTGGTTGATTATCCCCACCAGGCCCGCATCGTGGAGGCTCTCATAGTCTTCTATTCATCCATCTTCCAGTCCAAAACCACTCAGTCCAACAAAACCTCCCGCCCTGCTTCCAGCTCCACTCAGCAG GAAAGTCTTGTATGTGATAAGATGGAGAGCTCTGCTGACGGAGAGGATGATGGCAGTAGAGAGGAGCAGAACAAGCTGGAGGAGGGATGTG AAAGTTCTTTGGGCTCTCTGGGCTCTAGTGAGCAGCTCCCTGACTCGGACTCTGAGCTGGAGGAGAGTAGCCAGAGAACCCGCAGCTTGACAAAGCAGGAGAGCGAGGTGAGCATGGACGACGACCAGCTGAGCTACAGGGACAGCCTGGACCTGTCCAGTCAGTCTGTCACCCATACCGACCCCGAGCAGGATGTGGATCAGGACCATGACCATGACCATTCAGAGGAGGGAGATGCTCCCGCTCTGCCTAATAGTGGGCCCCCTGATGATAGTACAGTAGAAGAGCAGGATCTGATGGCCTCCCTTGCCGAGCTCAACGTGAATCAGTCTAACAATAACAACCAACCCTACTCCCCCATACCGAGTCTGTCAGGGCTTCCACTGGCACGCCTGTGTGGGAAAAAATTACCCCTGACGAGAAACCGGGACGAGCCTGAGTTTGTCTGA
- the arhgap45b gene encoding rho GTPase-activating protein 45 isoform X1 produces the protein MSDSRRKTDRQLPWRRVGLYGTELPVSVSGRAPKWRVGGWVGGLYVKLKEVGMDGKGTLKMFRKKRELIKTPSISKKSRAGSPGPQSGVSSLSILQEQPRKDGGDATLSSSPSSSSSTLTPTPIGLQDPSLSCPGTPSPQHGKLASIQGVGCPSPVATLKRPTALSRHASAAGFPLPSWVHTRGQGKGALTPSPQSETPESTVIEVEDIPALLRDVARFAEAVEKLKDVVLTEGKESQRPVAHECLGEVLRVLRQVINTYPLLNTVEILTAAGKLISKVKGFHYEACNEADKKDFEKAIETIAVAFSSNVSELLMGEVDSSTLLSLLPTEKSRSMENLYAAAGHGADGGHFRSDLQDMGRVEEADLILQRSEGGVDSALLYAKNISKYMKDLICYVEKRTSLEVEFSKGLQRLYQSCKHNITHPQMPLFSIYSLALEQDQEQSIGLQQATITLHTQIFIQPLMQRKQEHEKRRKEIKDHWIRAKRKLMECEANLRKAKQVFVVRCEEHEKAKTATCRAEEEGGGSTAKSLEKKKRLEEEARNKADEAEATYRTCIADATTQQLELEHTKVTVLRQLQDIIKQSDQTLRSATISYYQLMHMQTVALPVHYQTLCESSKLYDPGQQYAAHVRDLQLPEQPTIHYTFEAYSPSSSSLPHGHRPRNDSFNTDTNTSQTEGPAISVDPAAAESEAQRKKQGHKSWGSTVSNDSVGGDGGLDSPTASTSDIAKIARTSSTGTMSSDEDVDEKDGNVSSFESPNINGMDPDVVVSTRPFRNIGLSKAAQTHRLRKLRTPAKCRECDSYVYFQGAECEECFLACHKRCLETLAIQCGHKKLQGRLQLFGRDFSQVASCASDCIPFIITKCISEIERRALKMKGIYRVNGVKTRVEKLCQAFENGKELVELSQCSPHDISNVLKLYLRQLPEPIMPFHLYNKLMGLAKESLQSDGDSPEGEEAEPSTTNPAVVRGPELVDQGPDTDPEVLVLVNSLRELLKELPKANMATLRYIVRHLRRIAELEEDNKMSPSNLGIVFGPSLMRPRPTGATISLSSLVDYPHQARIVEALIVFYSSIFQSKTTQSNKTSRPASSSTQQESLVCDKMESSADGEDDGSREEQNKLEEGCESSLGSLGSSEQLPDSDSELEESSQRTRSLTKQESEVSMDDDQLSYRDSLDLSSQSVTHTDPEQDVDQDHDHDHSEEGDAPALPNSGPPDDSTVEEQDLMASLAELNVNQSNNNNQPYSPIPSLSGLPLARLCGKKLPLTRNRDEPEFV, from the exons ATGAGCGACAGCAGGaggaagacagacagacagttacCGTGGCGCAGAGTTGGCCTGTATGGCACCGAGCTCCCGGTGAGCGTGAGCGGCAGAGCACCCAAGTGGCGAGTaggggggtgggtgggggggctATACGTCAAACTCAAAGAAGTCGGAATGGACGGGAAAGGCACCCTAAAGATGTTCAGGAAGAAACGGGAACTAATCAAGACGCCATCCATATCGAAGAAGAGCCGAGCGGGAAGCCCCGGCCCGCAGAGCGGCGTTTCGTCT CTGTCCATTCTCCAGGAGCAACCGAGGAAAGATGGAGGCGATGCCACCCTCTCCTCTtcaccctcctcttcttcctcaacGCTTACACCAACCCCCATCGGCCTTCAGGACCCCTCCCTGTCCTGCCCGGGCACCCCGAGCCCTCAGCATGGCAAGCTGGCCTCGATACAGGGAGTGGGCTGCCCGTCTCCTGTGGCCACCCTGAAGAGGCCGACGGCGTTGAGCCGACACGCCAGCGCTGCAG GGTTCCCTCTCCCATCGTGGGTCCACACAAGAGGTCAGGGGAAAGGAGCTTTGACCCCGTCTCCTCAGTCAGAGACCCCAGAGAGCACAGTCATCGAGGTGGAGGACATCCCGGCGCTGCTGAGGGACGTGGCACGCTTTGCAGAGGCTGTGGAGAAACTGAAGGATGTCGTGCTGACTGAGG GTAAGGAGAGCCAGCGCCCCGTGGCCCATGAGTGTTTGGGGGAGGTGCTGCGCGTCCTGCGTCAGGTAATCAACACATATCCTCTGCTTAACACCGTTGAGATCCTCACCGCTGCTGGGAAACTCATATCCAAGGTTAAAG GTTTCCACTATGAGGCCTGCAACGAGGCAGATAAGAAGGACTTTGAGAAGGCAATTGAAACCATTGCAGTTGCTTTTAGCAGCAA TGTGTCTGAGCTGCTGATGGGAGAAGTGGACAGCAGCACGTTGCTCTCACTGCTGCCTACTGAGAAAAGCAGG TCGATGGAGAACTTGTACGCCGCTGCAGGCCATGGAGCAGACGGGGGACACTTCCGGAGCGACCTGCAGGACATGG GCAGAGTTGAGGAAGCAGATCTGATCCTGCAGCGCAGCGAGGGAGGGGTGGACTCAGCTCTGCTCTATGCCAAGAACATTTCCAAGTACATGAAGGACCTGATATGCTACGTGGAAAAGAGAACTTCGCTGG AGGTGGAGTTCTCCAAAGGCCTCCAGAGACTATATCAGTCCTGCAAACACAACATAACTCAT CCCCAGATGCCCCTCTTCTCCATCTACTCTCTGGCTCTAGAGCAGGACCAGGAGCAAAGTATTGGACTGCAGCAAGCCACCATTACCCTGCACACCCAGATCTTCATCCAG CCTCTGATGCAGCGCAAACAGGAGCACGAAAAGAGGCGGAAGGAGATCAAGGACCACTGGATTCGAGCCAAGAGGAAACTG atGGAGTGTGAGGCAAACCTGCGGAAGGCCAAGCAGGTCTTCGTGGTCCGCTGTGAGGAGCACGAAAAGGCCAAAACAGCAACCTGCCGagctgaggaggagggagggggatCTACTGCAAAGTCTCTGGAGAAGAAGAAACGTCTGGAGGAAGAGGCTCGCAACaag GCAGACGAAGCAGAGGCCACCTATCGTACCTGTATAGCAGATGCCACCACTCAACAGCTGGAGCTTGAGCACACAAAGGTTACAGTGCTGAGGCAGCTGCAGGATATCATCAAACAGAGCGATCAGACCCTCCGCTCG GCCACCATTTCCTACTACCAGCTCATGCACATGCAGACGGTAGCCTTGCCGGTCCATTACCAGACTCTGTGTGAGAGCAGCAAACTGTACGACCCCGGCCAGCAGTACGCTGCTCACGTGAGAGACCTGCAGCTGCCTGAGCAGCCCACCATCCACTACACGTTTGAGGCATACTCCCCCTCCAGCTCATCATTACC CCACGGCCACAGACCGAGAAATGACAGTTTCAACACTGACACGAATACGAGTCAAACCGAGGGTCCTGCCATCAGCGTGGATCCCGCAGCTGCAGAATCAGAGGCTCAGCGCAAGA AGCAGGGTCACAAGTCGTGGGGCTCAACCGTGAGTAATGACAGTGTTGGCGGAGATGGAGGCCTGGATTCTCCCACTGCCAGCACAA GTGACATTGCCAAAATAGCTCGGACATCATCTACTGGAACGATGTCGTCTGATGAGGATGTAGATGAGAAAGATGGAAATGTGTCCTCATTTGAGTCTCCAA ATATTAACGGCATGGATCCAGATGTGGTGGTGTCCACCAGACCTTTCCGTAACATTGGCCTGTCCAAAGCAGCCCAGACCCATCGGCTGAGGAAGCTACGAACTCCTGCCAAGTGCCGCGAGTGTGACAGCTATGTTTACTTCCAGGGAGCCGAGTGTGAGGAG TGTTTTCTGGCATGTCACAAGCGCTGCCTGGAGACTCTGGCCATCCAGTGTGGTCATAAGAAGCTGCAGGGTCGCCTGCAGCTGTTTGGCAGGGACTTCTCTCAGGTGGCCAGCTGCGCCAGCGACTGCATCCCCTTCATCATCACCAAGTGTATCTCAGAGATTGAAAGACGTGCACTCAAGATGAAG gGAATTTACAGGGTAAATGGGGTAAAAACTCGTGTGGAGAAACTGTGCCAGGCCTTTGAGAACGGCAAAGAACTGGTGGAGTTGTCTCAGTGTTCACCGCACGACATCAGCAACGTCCTCAAACTTTACCTCAGACAG TTACCGGAGCCCATCATGCCGTTCCACCTGTACAACAAGCTGATGGGACTGGCCAAAGAGAGCCTGCAGAGTGACGGAGACTCGCCAGAGGGAGAGGAGGCCGAGCCGAGCACCACCAACCCGGCAGTGGTCAGGGGGCCTGAACTGGTAGACCAGGGTCCTGACACAGACCCTGAGGTTCTGGTTTTGGTGAATAGTTTGAGAGAACTACTAAAAGAGCTGCCCAAGGCTAACATGGCTACGCTTCGCTACATCGTTCGCCACCTTCGAAG GATTGCAGAGCTGGAGGAAGATAACAAGATGAGTCCCAGTAACTTGGGGATTGTTTTTGGACCCTCTCTGATGCGTCCTCGTCCAACTGGGGCCACGATATCCCTGTCTTCTCTGGTTGATTATCCCCACCAGGCCCGCATCGTGGAGGCTCTCATAGTCTTCTATTCATCCATCTTCCAGTCCAAAACCACTCAGTCCAACAAAACCTCCCGCCCTGCTTCCAGCTCCACTCAGCAG GAAAGTCTTGTATGTGATAAGATGGAGAGCTCTGCTGACGGAGAGGATGATGGCAGTAGAGAGGAGCAGAACAAGCTGGAGGAGGGATGTG AAAGTTCTTTGGGCTCTCTGGGCTCTAGTGAGCAGCTCCCTGACTCGGACTCTGAGCTGGAGGAGAGTAGCCAGAGAACCCGCAGCTTGACAAAGCAGGAGAGCGAGGTGAGCATGGACGACGACCAGCTGAGCTACAGGGACAGCCTGGACCTGTCCAGTCAGTCTGTCACCCATACCGACCCCGAGCAGGATGTGGATCAGGACCATGACCATGACCATTCAGAGGAGGGAGATGCTCCCGCTCTGCCTAATAGTGGGCCCCCTGATGATAGTACAGTAGAAGAGCAGGATCTGATGGCCTCCCTTGCCGAGCTCAACGTGAATCAGTCTAACAATAACAACCAACCCTACTCCCCCATACCGAGTCTGTCAGGGCTTCCACTGGCACGCCTGTGTGGGAAAAAATTACCCCTGACGAGAAACCGGGACGAGCCTGAGTTTGTCTGA